In the Cetobacterium ceti genome, ATGAATTTTCAAGTTCCAATTTTACCTATATATTTTATGCCAGCAAGTGCTGGTATAAGAAAAGAAGTTAAAGGATTTATTCAATCTCCGATTAATAATCCTACATTTTATAAATTATCTTTTTAAAACATTTAAAATTATCAACTGTAATTTAACTTGAAAAATAAAGAAAAAAATGGGAACTGAAAAAATCAGTTCCCATAAAAATTATATTTTATAATTTATCGTGTAAAGTTCCTCCTGTAGAACATTTACATCCCATTCCAACTTCTACAGAACAATCAGGGTTTTTATAAATAATATCCCAACCGTCATCTTCGTCATAACCAACTTCTCCGATAAACTTTAACTCTAATCCAGCTTTATCTAGTTCCTCTTCAGTTTTTCCTATTTTCTTTAAGAACTCTTCTTTAGTTAACATAAAACCCCTCCTCTTAACTTTTGACACAAAGTTATTTTATACGATAATTATATAGTATTTTGTTTCAACTGTCAAAGGTTTTATTTTATTCAAATACTATCTCCATGAAGGTTTGACCGTTTTCTAATCTTTTCACTGAAAATTTATTATTTTCTATTACCCCATATGAGTTAGGATTATTTTCCTTAGGCAAAGATATTGATCCTGGATTTAAAATATATTTTCCATCTATTTTTTCAGCTAGTGGTATATGAGTATGACCATAGATTAAAATATCACCATTATCTATATTTGGCATATTATTTTTATTAAAAATATGACCATGTGTTGCAAAAATTCTTTTTTCATTTAAAAATAAACTTGTATAATCTCCCATAATTGGATATTCTAAAAGCATTTGATCCACTTCAGAATCACAATTTCCTCTAATAGCTATGATTTTATTTTTTAAAGGATTTAATATTTCAACAACACCTTTAGGATTATAATCTTTTGGTAATGGATTTCTAGGTCCGTGATATAATTCATCTCCTAGTATTAGAATATAATCTCCATTTTCTTTTTTAAAAGCTTCTATAGCTTTCTTTAAATAATATTCAGAACCATGTATATCTGATATAACAAAAATTTTCATATGAATCTCTTCCTTTCTTTATTTCTATACTTAAATATTAATATAGAAAAAAGGAAAAATCAAATTATTTCAGTAAAATAAAAAAGAGAAGAACCACCTTCTCTTTTTCAAACCAAAAAACCAAAATATTAAATATTAAAGGTACGCATAATTATTTTACTCCCAAAATTAGAAAAAATCTTGAAGCACTCAAAATGGCAATATTTTGTCAAAATTTACGGATACCTGTTTAAGATTTTATCATAATAAGTGACAAAAAGCAAGAACTTTTTTTAAAGGAGTTTAAAAATATGAATTTATGGAGCTATTTAGGACTGAATAAAAAGATACATAAAATTCTACACATGTATAAAATTGAAAATTCTTCCACAGAGGATATAGGTGAAGATTTCACCGATTCTACTCTAGAGGAAATAAAAGAAAATACTTCTCAAATACAATATCTATATATTTCTCTTAGTAAAATTTATGAGGATTTATTAAATGAATATCCTGATTTAAATGAAACATTCTTAAAAGAAAATATTCAAGAAC is a window encoding:
- the yfcE gene encoding phosphodiesterase; the encoded protein is MKIFVISDIHGSEYYLKKAIEAFKKENGDYILILGDELYHGPRNPLPKDYNPKGVVEILNPLKNKIIAIRGNCDSEVDQMLLEYPIMGDYTSLFLNEKRIFATHGHIFNKNNMPNIDNGDILIYGHTHIPLAEKIDGKYILNPGSISLPKENNPNSYGVIENNKFSVKRLENGQTFMEIVFE